A region of the Pungitius pungitius chromosome 8, fPunPun2.1, whole genome shotgun sequence genome:
CACCCACTTACACAGAATAGTACATTTATCCCAATTGTTTATTTGCCAGGAAATATCGGGTTTTCtctccacataaaaaaaaaatattaaaaaaaaaatgaaaaagcatgtGCTCTTTTTCCACTGATGTCTATCCAGGTCCTCCAGTCTGAAAAataagaaagacaaaaatggaACACACATGCCCAGATTGTGACGTCTGGTCTGTTGCCATGACGATGCATCCCATAATTTCACCCACAACTAGTTAGTCATACTCTCTTGGTTACCACTTTAACTAGTATgcgaaaaaaaaggggaaaaaaaaaaaagaggaaaaaatgagGAGAGCCCCGCGCGGGGCAGCAGCGCCACGCGGGTAAAGTCCCGCGATGTCAACCGTTTCCTTCCGGGGAAACGGAGACGGGAAAGTTCTGCTGTCTCACGGTGTCCCCACAACCTTTACTCCCGAGGACAAAGGACAGCGCTGCTGTAccgtcctggaggaggaggaggaggggggggggcatggcttGAGTCCAATTCCAATTTACACTTTAAACATCGCCTTAAGCCCAATGTGTCGTGATGGAGGAGAGCCCTGGCGACCAGTGGTTTACGGTTGTCAAGGTTACCGCAGCTGTAACACTGGATGCTCATCCGGAGCTTCACGTCACGAAGGAGAGGTAGATGCAGAACTGCTAAGTGTCCTGAAGAAAATGCTGCTGTGAAGGTTACGTTTTAAACTATAATCATCAACATTATGCactatattatattaaattagtTTGGATTAATTTACCTTTGCATGCAATACAAAACACAAGATTATTTCCTCATCAAATGGTGCAGTACATAAAGTATTCTAATATATGTATGGTTCAttcataataaacacaacacacagaagcACTCGTGCAGAGACACATGAGCCCTGCTGTGTGTGATGAACTACAAGCTAACTAAAAAGCACATAAAACAAAAGCCAACACAGGtagtttttttctccactcTATTTTGAAAGTTTATTGAAAGTGGTGTGAAGTTtaatcttcatcctcctcctcctcctcgtcctggtTGATCTGGAAGTAGCGCAGCTCGTAGCTCTCCTTGGTGTTGGCCACGACTCGCAGCCAGTCCCTCaggttgttctttttcagatacTTCTTGGTGAGATACTTCAAGTACCTGCAAGATTTACAACGCAAAAACACCTTGAATCGGCACCAGTTTCCAGGTGTGCATTACGGTCAGACACGACTTTAGACCAGTCTAAGTCTAGCTGCAATGCAACTAAAGCTTCAAGCTAGCCAGATGAGATTTTAGGTATACACACATAaggttgtgttgtgtgtcaCATGCAGCATACCCTTTAGGATTGGTTTAAGGAGAGGATGGCACATGTACTAAATGAAAATAGAGTAAATCATATATAAATggcaaaatccccccccccccccccattgagtCACCCTCTGGTGGTCGTGTTTCGCGTTCAGACAGAAAGTCTGAAGTCTAATACAGCGTTTATGTATCCGCTTACACTtgaaatacaaaattaaattgcTGATGCAAAAATATTTCCTGTGTATTTTAGATTGAGTACATTAACATTTGGAAGCCTTTGAGTCACGCTCTACCATCTATTCAAATAGCGTGACACtcatgtaaaaatgtttatCTGATCTATTCTTTTAGATGTGCCTGTTTGAAGAATatctattaaataatattaaatcaCTTCAGTCTTCTTTGGGGAGTTTTCACACATGATGCGGATTCTAATTCCTGAGCCACTTTTTACAAGCATCTATTGTCGCGcgtctgtttttttaatcaaatagcACCTTTGAGTCACCCCACCGAGCAGAATCGATGAGACATAACAACACAAACGTGAGATGCAAACAAAAACCCACACATGTCAGTCGCTGCACATCATCGCACCGATACCAAGACcagtgttgtagttgttgttgttttttttacctctttgaGAAGGGAACTTCAGAGTTCACTGCAATTTTACTCTTGCTCCTTTCGATGGACACAACCCCTCCGCCGAGGCTCCCGGCTTTACCGTTCACCTTGAtgcgttcctgcaggaactgtTCCTGTTGGGCgttgaggacacacacacacacacacacacacacgatgagaTGCGTACTGACAGGCGACACATTGGGGTCGACATCCGTTTAGTTTCCATTAAAGATGATGGCGGCCTCTGACACCATCTCCCCACCCCCGCCgccggatggatggatggcagCAGTGCTCTGAAAACTCAGGTGTGGCGACCTGCTGATCAACACAAGTCTGCACTGGTCTACTCACAAAGTTGGCAGCGTCCATGATGCCGTCCTCCACGGGGTGAGTGCAGTCCAGGGTGAACTTCAGGatcgtcttcttcctcttcccacCAGTCTTCCGGACCACCTGCTTCTTCTGCAACACAGAAATCCAGAGGGTTAGCTACCTAAGCGTGACGtagtaaaaaaattaaaaaaagctttttataaATAACTCTGATATTATGAAGCATACGTCATACGTGCTAAGCCTGCGTATTCCAGGGGTCTTTGTGTGAAACTATTTAAAAGTAAATACTTTTAAATGCTACGTCAGAACTAAAACCCTTTCCCCGCGATGAAACCCCGCTAGCTAGCTGTTAGCATTACGTTAGCCCAACGTGGCTTAATCCTTCACAGTAAACACAGCTCTAAAGAGGAGCCTCGAACACCCGCGGCTCCCGTGGTGTTGAACGCGGGTTAAATACACGCACGCGAGGGCGAAACACGCGTGGAAATAAATCGCCCGTATGCAGTTTATCGGTGGTTTTCACAAGCTACTCACAATCGGGGCcatggctgacacacacacagcaaaaaggaAGGAGCGAGGGCGACGCAGGCGCTATAACACCGCGCCGAAAAGTCGATCGCATCGATTACTCTGGGATTGATTAAGAAGAAATGTTGGATTCCAGCCACCGCACATTAGCAAAATCGTTGCTCATTTGTTCTAActcgattttttttaaaataacaaatattgtTAATACAGCATCATTGGCTGGGGTGGTAACTGTTGACAGAGTTCAGACGTTTATTTAAAATCACAATAATCATTAAGGGAAATACATTCCcttcttcaaccccccccccccttcgactTTTAGATGGCTATGTTAAGTAGGAatattaaagaaatgtaaagcATTTTAGCAAACAAACGTAACGTTATAGTCTGTAACAGATATCAAACAACTTGGctatctccatgacaacagagTGAACCTCTTACTCTGGTGAAGAATAAAAGCTTAATAAATCGAGATTATTTGGTCAGAAGTTTATtgtcaaaagcagaaaaagcacTTAAGACTTCAATTCATTGTAATCAATTCTTAGTTGGGCATACAGAAAGTTAAAGAAATTATGTGAAAttcttaataaaaagaaaacttggaaaaaaagtgaaatttgATCAAATAGTTTCTCATATACTATATGCTCTTGAATTTGAAATGGATCAgaaatattttataatgttgAAATGTACACGTGTCTGTGCATCAATGAAACACAGGTTTGACAAAGGGTTGAATGACATCAGCTCTTTGTGACGAGAGGAAAGTATTCCTTGTTCAGGGTTAAATGTTTGCATTCCACCACCTTTCCCTCCGGTCACTCCGCCTCGGAGATCAAGCCGTAACGACACAAGTGTGACTTTACAAATGGGACCACTGTATTTTTAATCTCCAGGCCACAGTGATATTAAATGTCCCTTGAGCTCTTTGGCAACGccccggagggaggggggggggggcggcctgaGCTGCCTGAGCGGCGCAGGGACCCCCGGGAGCCTACTATCGAAGGGTTTCTGCATCGCTGTCATTCccgcaagggggggggggagctgcagcCACAGAAAGGTAAAAGCAGTCGCTCTGTGGGCCGTCTGCAGGCCGCGCCGTCTGCGTCGACAGCGGCACGTGTCGGCCTCGGTGTCTAGTGGACGTTCTCGGGGTCGTGTGTCGTCACACATCGGAAGAGGTAAGAGACAAAGGTagaagaagctttttttttttttttttttttacttcaaacaaTAGCTGGCAGACCGGATCAAAGAGGTGTGTAACACAGTCAGCTTCGCCTCCCTCACAGTAACTGGGACGTTTTGTTGTTTCGTGATACATGGTCGAGTGACGGCGACCACGCTGTCGTTGTTCACTCCCTTTCCCTGCAAGATGGCTGGAGAAATCTTCAGCAGCTCGGACCACCTGTGCGGCGTGGACCGCACCGATGTCCACCCCCTGGTGTGTCCCCTGTGCCACGAGCAGTACCAGTCCCCGTGTCTGCTGGACTGCTACCACATCTTCTGTGCCCGCTGCCTGCGAGGTCGGACCAGGGACGGCCGCCTCAGCTGCCCCCTCTGTGGGTAAGAGACGCCACTGAGAGGACGATTAAGGTCTATTCAGGCTCGCTTTTAtctaaagatgttttttttttcattttggccaCAACCACATAGGACATTTTTTCCTGAATATATTCACATTGGAATAGAAAATACACCCCTCTGCCTAAGCATGGATATCATACGTATGATAAAACCCCCAAACAACATTTAATATGTAACAATAAAGAGGTTGATGAGGAGAGAGCCTCCCGTTGGATCTGGTTTAGGTTTTGAGGGGCCTGCTGACCCGTTACCAGAGCGGTCCAGAGGGGATCTGAGCAGCTGCAGGGTCACCGAGGTCTGTGATTTAGTCAGAGAGCTCCAAGTTCCTCTAAGCAAACACAGCATGCTGGTATTTGGCACCGGGGAAGGCGGCTTAGGGCAATCAAAAGCAGCCACATGATATCAATCCATTCCATGGAAGCACTCGTGGTCACCAGTCACCTTCAGGTCTGCAGGACTGACTTTCACTTCATCAAAGCCCACGCGGATGAACAGAAGAGGACCTCTGCTGCAGCCTTTTTCTACTGCGTGAGATACAACTTCACCCACATTCTTTTAGTTTCCTCTCGTGTGCGAATGCGGCGAGTCAAAGGGCGAAGAGCCTCAATGGCGGCGCATTACCCTCAGCTACTCGTGTCCCGGAGATACAGTTTCACTACTTGACGGTTGGTCCCATTTGTTTGCAGTGGCCGCCATATTTGATGTGCACAACGAGAAAACATGCAATCAACGGGTAATCagtacacacactgcacagcaATACTTGTAAAGTACCACAACTGAGTAGGAAAAACTCCTGTTGGCATCCCCAGGCTTTATGTTTGAATTCGTCGGTTTGAATCAAACAGATTTATTAAATTAGCTACAAACTCAACCCCAGGCGGCTGCCACATCCAAGACTGAGAGCTAGTTGATGTGAACCTGTGCTGAGGTAGTTAATGTGTACCAGTCAGCTGTTCAAGTCAAGGGACAATCATTGTTTCTCTTTGGAAACAACCACGTGAGCAGAGAGCCGGCGTGCTCAGGCGGCTCCTGTTTCCATCAGCGGTCGGCCGACAGCTGCTCGCTCAAGCAGCGTGTAATCTAGGAATTCTCTCCTCCACTATTAGTAGAACACAATAGATCCCCGTTTCTATGAAAACCAGATAAAACAAGCACAGCAGACAGAGCTGGGGGgaactgcattgtgggtaaatcCCACCGGTCACGGCTTCTGACGGTAAAGTCATATTCTATTAATGTGTGTATGAGTTACTTTAATTCATCCATCATGATCAAATGAGTTGGCTATTTAATGAGAAACcctttccaaaaaaataaaattataatgtTGGGATTTGAATTGCAGGAAGGATCAAAGGATGAGAGATGATTCCTTctggtgaataaaaaaaacgatcAATTAATTAACTAGGTTGCATTACAGCAATCATTTACAATTGTACTCAGATCTTTACAAACCTTCCTTTTAAATCTGTAGAAAGCATCTAGACTTTAATCCAAATCCACCATCCGGTGTTCATTGTGATGCAAATCTCAGAAATCCCTTAGATTAATTCCAACGATAAATTATAACCGGTCCATCTTTTCACCGTGTGCCAATCCGAAGAGAAGAGATAAACTATCAATTAAGATAACACTTCATTTAGGTGTGTATTAAAATGGGATTTTGTCACAGTGAGGTTTTAAAGCCTTTAAATCAGATAACAGAGCGCCATCTTCTGGAATGTCACAAGAAATGCACCAAACAAAGAGATTAAGGTTGCATCTTTAATGACAGCTGCATTTAGACAACTTAGAATTCCATTTGCCGACAAATACACTGTTGGAGACAACCATCCACGCAGGGTTTAACTTAAAAGTTCTGTTAATGGTAGAAACAAAATGAAGCGATGTCATTACACCGAGAGTTCTGACTCATTTAGTGCTTTCCGGTGCCGCTGCCACTCGGCTCTTCCTCCTGGTACCCCTCGGTCTTCATGTCGTTCAGACCCAGGTCCTCGTTCTGCTCAAACGTGCGGGTGTACTTCTCGGTCGTGAGCTCGGGGTCCGGATCCGGCGCGTACACGTTCTGCACGTAGCTGTTCCCCGTCGGGTCGTCCAGGACCACGTGGACCTCCATCTCGCCGGCCATGATCCTGTCGATCTTCTCTCCGAACGCGTGCAGCTTCTCCACCCGATCCGAGACGCCGCTGTCGCCGCAAATGAAGGGGTTCTTGGAGACGACCAGGTTCTTGATGTCCGTCAGCAGCCCCTCCAGGGTGGTGAACTTCCCCCCCACGGCGGCCATGCCCAGCTCGAACTCCAGCTCCGGGATGCCGATGCCGCACGTCTCCGACTTCAGCACGTCCCGGGTCATGTCGGACACGTCGGTGACCCGCAGTGTGATCCTGGTGCCCATCTCCTCCGTGGCCCCGCCGGATTTCACCTCGTTGGTGCGATGGCCGCAGCTGTCGCAGTTGGTGGCCATGATGATGACCTCCTTGAAGTGGGGGATCTGGACGAGCTTCATGTTGGTGGAGGCCGGCGCGTTGCACTCGGGGCAGTTGGTGTTGAAGGCCAGAACCTCGCCCCGCATGGTGTCCAGGTCGCCGCCGGCcggctcctcctcttcgtcgtcgtcgccgtcggCCCGCAACCCGAGCTGGATGTCGTGCTGGACCGTCCTCTTGAAGTGGGTCACGGCGAGGGCCTCGTCTCTCTGAGGCGCCATGGGGTTTTCCACAAAACTGTTGCCGGAGGGATCCTCGATCACCAGCGTGAACCCGTCTTCCACCTCCTTCAACTTCCTCAGCTTCTGGATGAACCCGTCGATCTTCTCTGCCACCTCGGGGTCCTTGAGGCGCCGGGCcggctgctcctgctccaggcCGGTGGCGGCCCGGTCCAAGAGGCCCTCGATGGTGGAAAGGGCACCTTTCTGGGTGAAGGGGGGGATTTCAAAATCCAGCTCGGGTATCTTGGTGGTCGCGCTGTCCGCCTTCACCACCTCCCTGTTCAAGTCCTCTTTCGTTCTGACTTTCAACGTGTAACAAACGCCCTGGTCCTGTATCCGGCCCGCGGACTGGATCTCGGTGTTGGACCAGTTGCAGTTGTCGCAGTTGAACGAGCTGACGATGACTTCTTTGAAGAAGGGTATTTTGGTGAGGAGCAGACGCGTCATACCGTTCAGGTGGCAGTTCATACACATACTCTCCAGCTCGGTGGGCTGCCAGTCTTCGCCGTCGGCGCCGATATCCTTGAATAGGTTCTCGCCGCGGACATTTTCCTCCGAAATAACGGACATTTTCCCCGCGTTTAACACGTTTACTCTCGGCGGACAAACTTGTTCACTGGCGCATCCGTCGGTCTCTCGGAGGAGTGACTTGCTGGAACTTTCCCTGCGACCAACCACCGAGCCTCGTACGCACGATGGATGTAGTGCGCACCTTGTTGCTTAGCTTCTTCCGCATTCTCTTCTTCTACGGTGACGGCGTCTTCAGGCTCACTTCCGCCCCCTGAGGCGCGGATGCGTTACTGCAGAGCACTTTCCGCAGCAAACAGGGCCATCAAAACGGGTGTTAAAGTCATTTTTAGTACTATTTTTTGTAAACAGTAAGAAGTTATTTATGTCATTATTTAATGTCCAGATTTGAATCGTTAATTTAAACAATTCTGCTTCTTTTTAGAGcatcatacatttttttaacctttaaatGAGCCATAAATAAGTTGTTGTTTAAGGGTTTTACTGGAATATATGTAGTTTGTATTGTAGTTTATATTGTAGTTTTGCTGCACATTGTTGCTGACTTGTTTTAGGACACAGCTTAGAAATAGTTTGAGTTACATGATAATAATCTATAAAACATTTGCAATTTCAATAACCCATATATAACAATaacaaatatgtaaatgttatttaaaaagtttaactATGAGCACTTTTCAAAGTAAATCAGATGTCTGAGTGGGCAGAAaaagctaacagctaaccgCTGTTACACAACCTTAAAGAATAACCCTCGAACTAGACCGGTGATGAATGTCATGATTTCATCAGGTTGCATAAATGTCTCTCTTTGCCACAGGTACACATCGATTTTAAAAGGGAATAGCTTGCTCCCTCCAGAGGACCGCCTGCTCAGGTTCCTGGTGGACAGCAATGCGGATGCTGAGGAGACAGTGAAGTGTGCCAACTGCGACCAGGAGAGTAACCACAAGGTGAGAATTTATATTCAGGTGAAGGTCACCATGAACAGAGGCATCACAAATAAGAAATACACTCTTATTGCAAAAGTTTGATTTGTCATTCACTTTTGATATATTAAGTATAGCTTGAAGACAGGTGTGTTTTTTCACGTACCGACATGGACTCGTAGCATCATCCTGTGCTCTCACTTTCCATTTGGTGCGGTCAGGACGCCGTGGGGATGTGCTTCTGCAACACCTGCAGCCAGCCGCTGTGCGGCGCCTGCAGGGAGTCCACTCACAAGGCCAGGATGTTTTCCCACCACGAGATCGTATCGCTCGCCAAACGCTCCCAGGCCAAACACAGGATGTGCTGTGAGTGCCACCTGTAGCCGACAGAGGAGCCAAAGCAGTGTGAAAGATGTCAACACTTAGTGGTAGGTGTTGATCAGCCGACTGATCGGGagggtttttctttgtcaccaCAGCGGTCCACGAGGAGCCCTACATCCTGTTCTCCACAGAGAGTACGTCCATGCTGTGCATCAAGTGCTTCAGAGACATGCAAGTGTGAGTGAAACCTCTTTCATcctctgttttgtgtttgttgtgtcacggtttgggttcatgtctcgtcttattttgtagtttcatgggTCTTGTGTCCATTCGCTTggattcacttcctgcctcgtcATTCCCTGTGATTGTCGGCCaatgtccatgattgtttccacctgtgtacAATCGCTTTGAAATCACTTTCAATCACTTtcactgtgtatttaagccatgtgtgtcaCGTTCCTTAAATAATGAGTGCAGGCTTGGCCCAcgttttcaaacattttcctGTTTTAGACGCCCTATTGTGAAGGGTTTTCTCCACATATTGCTGGAATAATCGCCCCTATTAAAGTGATTCAAAATTTTCCCGATAAAGGAGCAATAGAGAAACAAAGAAGGTAAAAGATGAGAGAGGAACGACGGAGGCTTAGTCTCACGATAAGACCTTCAGAGGATTGGAAGTTGTTATAAAGAGGGCCATCAAACGTGATTCCTTCTGTTCCTGCAGGAACACGCAGTGCTCATGACTCCTCACATAACACTGTTTGCAGAGAGCCAGCCCAGAGCTTCGTTCAACACTGAAAAAAGCaaagccttttattttgaaaaatgtctccCCAAAAACCCATCGGGCCCTGGAGCTTTGTCACTTTGCATATCTTTGATAGCTGCTGTTACTTCTGCCAAGCTCAGCGGGGGAGTCCGGAGCCTCAGAAGCTCCGCGGGTccgaggtgggaggggggggggggcctggaggTTTTTTGAAGAAATGGGGTCACGGCGGCGTCGTTGGCGCTCTCTTCTCCGCCGTGATCCTGgggtgttgtttgtttgtttgtttgtttgttcacgGCAGGGAGAGCCGGACTCACTGCATCGACATCGAGACGGCTCACGCGAAGGGGTGCGAGATGCTGGACCGGGCCGTGCTGGTGAGGGGAACCGCGTCTGCTCATCGACACGCGCTGTGGTGCAGGCTCATTACGACCCAACACATAAACGTGCAACCTGAGCCGTATTTTTCTGGGGATATTTTGAGCTCTGCTGAATTCATCCGGGGTCAAATGCAATTACGTTTGTAACACAGCTAGTGCCAGTTTTGCACCACTGCTTGTTTATACGGAGTTGTCTCTTTGGGGGGAAGGGGGCTCTCTCTCAAAAATAGTGCTTCTGGTGTAATGAGCTGAGATGAGCCCAATGTGTGGCACCGCGTCGGTGgcttttgattgacagcctcctcctcctcctcgtc
Encoded here:
- the rpl22 gene encoding 60S ribosomal protein L22, with product MAPIKKQVVRKTGGKRKKTILKFTLDCTHPVEDGIMDAANFEQFLQERIKVNGKAGSLGGGVVSIERSKSKIAVNSEVPFSKRYLKYLTKKYLKKNNLRDWLRVVANTKESYELRYFQINQDEEEEEDED
- the zpr1 gene encoding zinc finger protein ZPR1; its protein translation is MSVISEENVRGENLFKDIGADGEDWQPTELESMCMNCHLNGMTRLLLTKIPFFKEVIVSSFNCDNCNWSNTEIQSAGRIQDQGVCYTLKVRTKEDLNREVVKADSATTKIPELDFEIPPFTQKGALSTIEGLLDRAATGLEQEQPARRLKDPEVAEKIDGFIQKLRKLKEVEDGFTLVIEDPSGNSFVENPMAPQRDEALAVTHFKRTVQHDIQLGLRADGDDDEEEEPAGGDLDTMRGEVLAFNTNCPECNAPASTNMKLVQIPHFKEVIIMATNCDSCGHRTNEVKSGGATEEMGTRITLRVTDVSDMTRDVLKSETCGIGIPELEFELGMAAVGGKFTTLEGLLTDIKNLVVSKNPFICGDSGVSDRVEKLHAFGEKIDRIMAGEMEVHVVLDDPTGNSYVQNVYAPDPDPELTTEKYTRTFEQNEDLGLNDMKTEGYQEEEPSGSGTGKH